TTACCCAGCTCTTTGGGTGCTGGACGTGATGGGTTTTAAAAGTTTTAGCTCGTCTTGACCAGATTGTATGTGTTGTCTCCATCTCTTTTGGTTTTTGTAGCCGTTCTTGATGGGTCTGGTTTTAATCTGGCAAATGAATGGGACTATGGGAGGGATGGGCGGGTTCTAATTTTGAGCTCATTCAGAAAGCAGCATGGATACTTCTCTGATTTTTAAGCTCTTAATTTATAGTGATCATGGACAGCTGTTATATTCATGGATTATAAATTGTGAGCATAAACACTCTCAAAAGATGGCGGTGCCTTGCTTGTTCAACGTGTTATAGTGTTGCCGGACGGACCGGCAATggatacatacatacatacatatatacatgtcCACTGCATGAGAGGATTTCGCTCCAGACCCTGAGCCCAGGTTCATCCCTTTAAATACTCGTATATTAACCAATATAACGGCATCATATGCATATACGTACAAACATATCAGCAAAACATTCCCCCCACTCATGCTAAATATCGTGATTAATTCCTTCAGCAGGTTCAGCATGTCTTTGCATCGAAGACGGGATAGCCCGGGCAAGGATGCTTTTGGTCGGGACGGTAGCTAGAAGATACTTTGAGTCTTTGATTGCTGATGCGAGCACCATGTATTTGCTGAAAACTGTTTCGACAAGTACATAGTACCTGACACAATGCTACGGGAACTAAATCAAACCAATCAAACAAGAATATCTTAAGTCAAGCAGAAAGAGAATATGATCTATTTATGTCACACATCTTCGATGAGGCAGAAAACCCTCTACCATCTCCAAACAATGAAGACCCTCCCTCCGCCTCCACCCATTTGTGCTGATGTTTATATAGATCATGTCagcccaaaaatcatgctcatgcatagaacaacaaaaaaattaaaaaattatgcgGTTGTCTGGCTGTTAACGACAGCAAATCAAACGATGACTAGAAGCACAAAACttgaattgtgttttattgtCTTCAATATATAATAGATTATATATAAAGGTTGTGCATGGTTCGTTGATGCAAAAACCATACTCTTGAGGCATCGCCGCTGGCATTAAAGTATATATCAATACATAAATCTATTGTTTTCAAACAATATATGGAGATGATACCTCTAAATGGTGTTTGGCACGTAAGATTGAATCCTAGAACATTATAAAATGGCTGCAGCTTTCCGAGAATCTTAATATCCACTTAATAAAACTTTAGTTATGGTAAAAGCTTTATTACGCTAAATCCTGTGGTCTTTGCTTATAATTTAGgaatgacatgaaaaaaaaacgtaATTGTCATGTGATTTATGGttgttgattatttatttatttatttttaaataaagcaaATCCGAtgccaaaatattaaaataataataaaaaagaatagaggAAAGAGGAATTGAAAAGTGCAGGTAAGTGGGGTCAGTTTTATGTCGTCGGCTTATGAGTCTGTGGCTaagcaagaagaaagaaagcaaaaagaAGGCACAGACTCGGAAGCAACTCAAGCACCAACCAACCCCTCCTTagattctttcttcttcttcatccgCTTCATACATTTCTCCTCTCTTCTACAGACCCTCCGAAAAGGGCTTCAAGTTAATAAGAAGTTGATCTTCACCCCAGTGATGTTTTCATCCATGGATCTGTGATTACAGAGGGAATCAGAGAAGAAGTTGTTAAAACTGTAAGCTTGCTTACACATTCTACTCCTTTTTATGTGTTCATGAATGAGCGTGTAAGTAATATAgataaagtaatatttttttttcgacTTTTAGGTTTGTACTTCGTAGTGTAAGTTTGTTTTAAGTGGagatcttttattattattattattattattattattattgtttcctCTAGTGggatttattttgttcttgGTTAACATGTACTAAAGTTAGATGCTTGCAGTGAaatcttgtttttgttatttgctttttgaataaaaagttagaaaaaaaaatgaaatgagacGATTCACATGTTGTGACGCTGCTACCTTTAAAGTTTGcaaatttgagttaattttgacaaattgggtttattttcttatattcattttaattaccGTCAGGTGGTTATGATTGCTTGTGTGGTGGCTAGGTCCATAGCCCGGTTGAAGCAGGCCATCAAAAAGTCTGGAACTTTAACACTGCTTAGTTGACTGCATCTTCACGTGAATAGCCTTGGAGGAATTCTGTGACATTTTGAAGCATTCTTCTGTAAATCCCACTTCATCATGTCTGATCGCGTGCTACAGTCATATCAAGATAGGGATGATATTCCCGTAAAGTCCACGAAGCAGTGCCAGTCTATTTGGATGTCTCATTGGACGCGCGCGAGTTGCAGGAAAGCAAATGAAGCTCCACAACAATTAGGTCATGATCCTCCGGAAGTTGGTAATGGTAACAAATATCACAGCTTACTTAGTGGGCCAGAGATGGAAACTGGTAGTTCTAAATTTGTCACGGGACTTGGAGAAGTAAACAAGGGGAAAAGGATCAACGTCATGAACGATAACCTTACAATGAGTCCGAAAAGGTTGAGGAATGAAATGTTTGAGGGACAGTCTTCTTTTGCGATGTTCAAACCTTCTCAAGATAGGGAGAGTGTTTTATATCTGGAGAATGTTGTGTCCTCTGGCAATCGTGAAGGAGTCTTAAAGTCACGAATTGGTACCAATTCTGAATATGATGTTTCCCACGGGAGAAATGAGGATCACCTACCCTCAATACCGGCACAGGCTCTTCCCGAGGTGgaaattcaagaaagaaaatctcAGTTTCAGGCCGAAGATCTCAACTTGGTTCCAGAGCAGCGGGTCAAGTCTAATAGTTTCCTAGAATGGAGTAGCAGAGTTGTTTCTGCACATGTTCAGGATGATTTTGTAAGGTCAACCCCAGATATTGTGCCATATGAATTTGAAGTTGGAAGGGCTCCAATTCAGCCCTTTTTCTCTAGGTTAGATCACATTAATGAACCAGGCTCTACATCTTTGGTTCAtgagaagaaaatgaataaaaatgcaGGTCTTCTCTTTCGTGATCCCTCAACAAGCAATAATCAGCCAAGAGACTTTTTTGGCAAGTCATTTCACATGATGCCAAATCCTTCTGATTTTGAATTACTTCCTAGGCAGATCAGTACCAGAGGTGATAGCCAATTAGGAAAATTATATAATGGATCATATGCACTACCAACACTGCCCTCCGTTCATGATGGGGAGACAATGAGAATACGTACTACAATAGACTCCATGGAAGAATTTTCTAGAGGTCCTCCGATGTACACTCAGACCACTCATagctttttcataaaaaaaaagactgacgTGAACTTACCTGATGGTGCTCAGATGTTTAGAGAGTCAGCAATGTCCACTGAAATTAAGGGAAAAATGGTGACTGAACTCCTTGCAATATCTCCGGATTTTGGTTTCCATGTCAAGCAAGGAGTGAAGCTGCTACCTCTGGACAGCTCCACAGGGAGTGAAGGAAAAGAGAGCACTGGGAATGTTAAGACTTCTGCAGTTGTTAAGGAGAATGATTCATTAgctgaaggaaaagaaaacactaaaaatgcCAATACTTCTGCTGTCAATGAAGAGAGTGATTCATCTGCTGAAACTGACACCATGGATATGGATGCTTACTGTGAGAACCATCTATCTGGTATGTATGGTCCATATCTTATATGGATGGTTTAGTTAAATCTTAGACTGTAGTGTTGACAATCTATGCTTTGGAGCACAGCCCTCAGATGAAGTTGCTAAATATAATTACCTAATCTGAACAGTGTTCATGAGTTTTGTATCTTTTTAGCGTAGTCCTAGTTTGCAAAttagtgagttttttttctttggtgttACAGGTGTGGCTTCATTGCAATCAGATAAGGTAACTTTACTACTTTCTGATCTCTAAGCTATAGTGTCCCTTCTAGTGATTTTCTAAGGTCACTTGCATTTACAAAAACTAGTGAAGGTAAATACATTGGTTTATGCACATTGTTTATAGACAACATATTTGATCTACTCATTTACTTTTGTTAGGTCAGCATTACACACAGCTGTTTTAGTTGCCATTGCCACCCAGGAATTTGGTGGATTTTTACCTTTGGGCTTTGAAATCATGCCACACAAATAATAGTTATATTCTACAAGTGTTTTGCcttgttttgttagtttttcTCTTTGGTTTAGGCCAAGGAATTTATGTAAGAGCTCATAACTCTGTAAAAACTTCCAGAGTCAAAGGCTTACAAGGCCGTCACCTCATTTGTTCACGTGATTAGTTATAAACTTTGTAGGACATCAACGAGGGCCAGAAGTTGCCAGCTTCTCAAGCTGGAATGCCTTCAGTCAGACAAGAAATCAAGGGCAGACAGATGAACACCGAATTACCTGATATAAACCAAGAACTTATTGTACTTCCAGGTTTGGCAATGTCACCAGATAACATGGAGACAAGCACCTCAAGAACCCAGAGTTTGGATGCGGAATGCTTCCTTCCCAATGCCGAGCACTCCACAAATTCAAAATCTGGTGATTGCCCCGAAGCTCCTGTGAGACTGGACCCCTGCAGCAGATGGTTTAAGCGTCTCAAAGCAAGTGCTTCAAAAGTTGAAGAAGCATCATCCCACCAGAAATTTAGTAAGTTGTTCAACAAAATGCTAAGACATAGTAAGACTAGTTCAGAACCAAAGACAAGCGAGTCTGATGGTAAAGAGTCTATGCCAGATCAGACTGCAGAGTTACTGAGGAATGCTGAATCCTATTCAACTGACCCAGCAAGGAAAAGTCAAGAAATAACACTGTCTCATGTTTGGGTTCAGAGGTGGTTTCATAATCCATCTGCATCTCCGAAAAAGAAGCCTGGAGCTGTGGTAGTTTCTCTGCCAGAGAGTTCAGAGGCAGCACTAGACTTCCAGAAGAAGCAGTTTCCTAGCACTGCTGCCATGGCTCTGATGGGGAAGGCCATGAATGGTTTTTGTCCATGTGAATTCAGAAAAAGTGGGTCTTCTGTAGTCTGGAACACCAAGTGATTCAGGGACAAGCTTTCTTGAGAAAATGCTAGGAATGGAAAGTGAGATAGGCAGTGCGCAGGATGTGCTGGTTATCTTACTGGTTGACATTAGTGCAGCAAGTTGAAATCTTTAACGATCAATCCTCCATCAGATCAATGGACTGCAGACGAATTTTGTATAGCTGTATGTTGCTTTGGTATTTACCCTGCCTGAAATTGTTTACATTGCCTGCTTTCCTCCTATGATCAGAATAGGTATTGTGGATGGAACTTGTGTGAAAGATTTGACAGAGGCCTTGCTTAGGTTGAGAAAGGAGCAACCCAGCCTCTGCTGCTTTTCGTAGTGCAAATCTGAGAGGACTTGACCACACTCCAGCATGCCCCTATTGATCCTCCATATGTAGTGCATGCAAACTGGAGTAATGCTGTAATATCTGGAATCAgaagctaaaaataaaagatttaactGGAGGGGATTGTACTTCTTCAAACTTAGATGCTTAATAATTATTTACACATATAGTTACATGCAGAAATACATCATCAGACCTCACATCAGCTTTACTTGTCATGTATACACAAGTTTGGTCTTTggcttttgatattttaatgcGATCTATTTGAGTGGTTTGACATTTATGATGGCAATCAAACTATATCCTGAAATTATGCTTGAAAAAGACAGTAGAATCATGCATTTGGTCTCCCTGATGGCTTGTTATGAGGGGAATGGCGTGGGTCTGTCATATCCTGCATTAGGCTGAAAATGGAAGAATAATGCATGACTAGAAGAGAGAAGAACAACCTGGGTGTTTCAATTTTCCTTCCATATTCTCTCAGAACAATGTTTTTCATTCCTCTGAGCTTTGAGATACAATTGCGTTTCTCAGAGTTCATCTTCCAAGAGGCAGTCGTGTCTGACATTTAGGTTTGTTCTTTATTGTGCTGCCCGGGTGTCTTTTTTACCTTGTCAGTCGTAAACAAGCGGTGGTTAACATCTGCCATGATCTACCAATCCCCTTCTGTCAAAAAGGAGAATGAAAATGTGTTTGGTCTGACAAAGGTAGCGACACAATTTAGATCCTCTGAGTTCACTGCATCATCCCATGTTCCCTTGGCTTACCATTTTGTTCCAGGTTTTTTAAATGTGAGGCTTTTCATTTTTGGTGGCAGCAGAGCACGTCGTTCACGAAGGCATATTATTATGCCATGAGCTGGGAGCTATAAAACGCAGGCCTTCCAATTCATGAGTGAACCTTTCTCTTAAGATGTAATTCTTTTCTACTGTCTCCTAATCCAAGTTACTCTTTGAGcattataataaaagaaatattgtgCACGATTAATACCTAGTTGAATGGAGTTGCTCTCTCTAGTTCTCTCTCACATGGAATGAGAgatcaggagaaaaaaaaagagttacaagaaaattcaaaattctttttGTAATGTATCAATACAGGTctataatatattcttgattATTCCTTGAATAACATGGAATTAGAGCAAGGATTTATCTGTGTTTTCATATGCAATGAAAGTTACAACTGCCTTTAAATTGATTATTCCTCTTTTTGAATACCTCTTTGATCATTTTCAACTTTAAACTAGTAGTATTTTTCTCCAATATCTTATAGAGATTTGAAACTTTGATCAATTCAGCCAATTCAATTAGCATTTTGTCGCGTATTTGATGGAAATAAACTTTGTATAGATTTTGAGGGAATTCGGTCAGTAAACCATATTCTTCCAAAGTAGGACACATGTCTATATTTCCAAAAGTGAAACATCAATACTTGAGGtccaaaaaatacatcaaggctttaattgatgaattttgcACGGACACCTTTCATAATTTCCTCTCATATTTCTTCAAAAACTCATCCTCTTGAATGCTTTTCATGTGTGAGATGAGCTTCTTCAAGTCATTTCCAGAGCAACTCACATTTTTGATGGGTAGCAATTTACTATCATCCAGTTTCAGACAATCCCCCCTTCTAACAACTGTAGGGATTCAGAATCCAAGCCATATTCAACAGAGTTCATCTATTTAATGATGACCATGTTATCAACCCTAAGTCCTGCAATTTAAGATGCTTTTTAGGGTTAATCATGTATTAATACAACaatgtttatttattgaacATATATCCTATAGGCAGGTTCCATGTCTTTTTACGTGAAACATTAAGGTATGCACCATCTAGTCTCAAAAGGATCTTTTATTGTCCAAATGATTACTCTCGTGAAGATAATTCGGGGGCTCAATAGGCGATGGAATGGTATGTATACCAATCACTCAACAACGAGTTAGATGGTTTCACGAAATTAAACCCTAACTAAAAGTCATAGGGTAAGCCACTACTCCCCACCTAACCTGAGGTTTCCATGTGTATGTATTTCGAAGTGATATATCATAAATAAACTAGCGATGCACGGAGACATTCATTAATATCCAACATACATCCATAAGAAGGATAAAACACACTAAAGCGTagataagtaaaaaaaagaaaaaacctaaatgcaaaaatttaaacacatcaaGTCATATAAACCACATAAAACACACAAATCTTAGTCCAAAACtgtcaaaaacataaaatcccTAATTGAGTCGTTATTTTATCGCACGTGTACGCACAATGTTGTGGCGTCGAgatcaaggagtcgccacctaattgTTTAGTTCAGGGTCACTATAAGACCTGAGTGGACTGATCTTATATAAAATTCTAGAGTAAGGAACTGGTTGTGGCTGGGAAAGATATTAACACCCCTAACACATCTTACCTGAGATAAACTATATTATATGGTTTAGATGTAGCTTAAAAGTATTGATGAGTTCTTAAACAATGGTTCGTCTATGGCTTAGAATAAATGTTTATTCTCATGAATAAATCTGGTGTTTTGAATTCATTATGAGCTTGTATATCCAAATAAATTCTTGTGGGAAGAATCCATGTAGGTGCTCTGACAAGGTTCACCCATCCTGGAAGACGAAAGAGTTTTTCACAACTCGTATGTTGTTGTGAAAAatactcccaattaaaattgttgaatacccaaaataattttgagaattttcaagTCAACTTCTGGTATTTAAATTTCAGCCTATTTATTCCAGTCAACTCTCATTTATTCTAGCCTACTTGTAGGTtcaacattaatataaaaacagatcaaacacaaagaacatgaagaacacgATGAACATTCAAACTAAACCCAGCAAACATAAATCAGAAACCAATAAGTTTTCATGCAATCAAGGGCAATGTTTTGTTTGTAATCATgcataaatcaataataaagcattcattttcttttattaacacTCAAAAGTcataatttgatcaaaatatatttaggcAATCGAAAAAACTCTAGAATCTAAATACATGAATACATGTTATTGATGCGTTTTAACCTTAGGTTATTTGCTAAATATGATAAGCTAACATGTTTGTGTCAAGAATTAACcaaaaacaacttcaaaacaAGAGGCTAAGACAAAATTCATGCGAAGAACATGAACCCAGAATCTGGAAAATTTCCAGAAATTAAAGAACCACTGCTAAAACCCATATTTGGCATTTTAAGCCTCTAAACACACTGTTTTTGGTCCCCACAAACTACAGTACCAATACCAAGCATAGTTGAATCCAAAGAACTAACACataacatcaaatcatcaacaacatGCATGGagtttcaatttctaaaaccGTCAAATCTTATCCAGCCTACATATCTATGCAATTTGGATTCAAAATTAGTTTTCTAAACATATTTTGGTTATAAACAAGCCTTGTAAACCTAGGATCAACAATATTGCTTCACGATGcattaatcaaacaaaacaaaatgaacaaatattgttttatcaaaattaacctAACTAGAAAGCTTTTGTcacattaaaaacatcaaacacaccctaaaaataaacactaaattgtagaatcaaaatcacaaaaaaaaaagaacaacccTTACTCTTTAAGCATCACCATATTCACAAACATAAATGCAGACCTAATGACAACCAAAATCTCCTCAAGTAGGCCACATGGACTCCATTTTTAGATTAGAAAATATACATTCGAAACCCTAGAATAACTACtgctttttttgcttttctttgtaAAGTTTTGCTTCCACAAACTTAATGCCTTTTTAAAACTGAATAAACCCTTGTGCTAGGCTCATTAACCCTCATAACTAGgatattttctcaatatttatctcctatttttctctcttttttttctctttctcagCTCTGATTTTCAGGggttatttatagggttttgctAGGGTTTTTTGTTGGATTCAATCAAAAATTGATCATGATTGATCAATCTTGACCCTTTAATTGAAATGGAAGGGGTTTGGACAAAAAACAACCGTTAGAAGCTTTATACTAGGCTGATTTTGTAGTGATGGTTTTGGTTTTAGGGATTTTAGTGATTTTGCCAAACTTGAAGACCAATGAACTGTTTTTTGGCCTTTTGATTTCAAGAGAAATGCGGTCAACCTTTGATAAGAATCTATTGAGAAATTTTTgagtgtgaacacatgaaaaaagtAAGTGGTTTTGCCAACTGGATGTCACAGTCATAACTGATTGGGTTGACCATTTTCAAAGCCTCGTCAGAGAAAGTTCGATGTTAACTTTGTCTGAGAccacctgaagttggtagaggAGGTGCCCACCTTTCATTTAGATCCAACCTTACTCAATTTAGAGGTCTGTAGCTTTAAATTCATTCTTCCAAAAGTGCTAACTTTATTAGTTCAGAATTTGAAAATGCAACAATAGCTGATTAAGGACAAGATTTTGGAGACTTCTATGGAAGAATTAGGGTGTAAACATTCAATTTCATAGGCTTGAGATTGTAGAGGGAGTTTTTTTCAGTTGAATGGTAGTGGTTACAACCTCTAAAGTGGTTGGAAATGCCACATTTATTCACCTAAATATGCCTGCTCAACCAATCAAAATTGCTAAGGAAAAAGATGAATAGTGGGTGAATAACATGTCATCTAGGTTAAATcctagaaattagatttttttaatttgggatctgaccaatttcaatttggtccctgctCTTCCAATGCTTTTTAATTGCATTCAtaattgtcttttaatttttaaatgcatGCAATTGCACCCTTGTCAAATTCAAATATCTGCCCTAAAATTTGGCGTCTCTTACAAACGAgtcattggtttttaatttgttcaatttcatccttaattgaCCACCAAAATTCTAATTCCTTtaaatttggcccctgatttcaCCAATTTCTACCCTTGAAATTGTACGCCACTTACAGGTTGGTTCTTAGTCTTAAATGACctccaaactttaattttttcacaatcAAGCTCTTGATTTAACGAATTAAACTTTCCAAAGTCTAATTTTAATTcccaaacttcattttcttccaattaacacccaaattgactccaaaaaattattttcgtgCAATCAAGTCTTCAATTCCAAAATTTGCATTGAGCCCTTACCCATCTAAATTTGTGTTTCTTTACCCCagataaaaagatttttatcaGTGAGGTTTTTTGTCAGTTAGAATTGGGTTGTCAATTTTTccaatcttatatattttagtcTCCAGCTTTTCCACTTATCATCTTGGTCCTCCACCACCAATCTTGAACAATCTTCTAGACTTTCTTCATCTTGGTCCTTTTACACATATTTGATACGTTGCATTGCAAAGAAGCTCCTCGAAGGAATTGTTGCAACCCATGAATTGCCACGTAGCAGATGAGGACTCGGTCTTTAAAGGGGTCCTATAATCATACTGTCGAGGGCAACACCTGAGCGGCACTCGACAACAACATTGTTTAGTGTGTGACATAATGTTAGATTTCTACAATAAGGGTGGTAGATGAAAATCACGAAGAAGTGTTGTCACTTTTTATCATTTGGGTTTTGAATCTAAGGAAACTTCTGATGATGTCATTTTGAATCTGAATCTAGATATATAGAAATGATGGCAGCAGCTTCTTCTGCTTTGATGTGGAAACTGGATACATAGAAATGATCCACTATTTCACTTCACGACTCCTTTTATCTTACACGAGACTCTG
The DNA window shown above is from Populus trichocarpa isolate Nisqually-1 chromosome 4, P.trichocarpa_v4.1, whole genome shotgun sequence and carries:
- the LOC7461229 gene encoding uncharacterized protein LOC7461229 isoform X2, with protein sequence MSDRVLQSYQDRDDIPVKSTKQCQSIWMSHWTRASCRKANEAPQQLGHDPPEVGNGNKYHSLLSGPEMETGSSKFVTGLGEVNKGKRINVMNDNLTMSPKRLRNEMFEGQSSFAMFKPSQDRESVLYLENVVSSGNREGVLKSRIGTNSEYDVSHGRNEDHLPSIPAQALPEVEIQERKSQFQAEDLNLVPEQRVKSNSFLEWSSRVVSAHVQDDFVRSTPDIVPYEFEVGRAPIQPFFSRLDHINEPGSTSLVHEKKMNKNAGLLFRDPSTSNNQPRDFFGKSFHMMPNPSDFELLPRQISTRGDSQLGKLYNGSYALPTLPSVHDGETMRIRTTIDSMEEFSRGPPMYTQTTHSFFIKKKTDVNLPDGAQMFRESAMSTEIKGKMVTELLAISPDFGFHVKQGVKLLPLDSSTGSEGKESTGNVKTSAVVKENDSLAEGKENTKNANTSAVNEESDSSAETDTMDMDAYCENHLSGVASLQSDKDINEGQKLPASQAGMPSVRQEIKGRQMNTELPDINQELIVLPGLAMSPDNMETSTSRTQSLDAECFLPNAEHSTNSKSGDCPEAPVRLDPCSRWFKRLKASASKVEEASSHQKFNQTAELLRNAESYSTDPARKSQEITLSHVWVQRWFHNPSASPKKKPGAVVVSLPESSEAALDFQKKQFPSTAAMALMGKAMNGFCPCEFRKSGSSVVWNTK
- the LOC7461229 gene encoding uncharacterized protein LOC7461229 isoform X1: MSDRVLQSYQDRDDIPVKSTKQCQSIWMSHWTRASCRKANEAPQQLGHDPPEVGNGNKYHSLLSGPEMETGSSKFVTGLGEVNKGKRINVMNDNLTMSPKRLRNEMFEGQSSFAMFKPSQDRESVLYLENVVSSGNREGVLKSRIGTNSEYDVSHGRNEDHLPSIPAQALPEVEIQERKSQFQAEDLNLVPEQRVKSNSFLEWSSRVVSAHVQDDFVRSTPDIVPYEFEVGRAPIQPFFSRLDHINEPGSTSLVHEKKMNKNAGLLFRDPSTSNNQPRDFFGKSFHMMPNPSDFELLPRQISTRGDSQLGKLYNGSYALPTLPSVHDGETMRIRTTIDSMEEFSRGPPMYTQTTHSFFIKKKTDVNLPDGAQMFRESAMSTEIKGKMVTELLAISPDFGFHVKQGVKLLPLDSSTGSEGKESTGNVKTSAVVKENDSLAEGKENTKNANTSAVNEESDSSAETDTMDMDAYCENHLSGVASLQSDKDINEGQKLPASQAGMPSVRQEIKGRQMNTELPDINQELIVLPGLAMSPDNMETSTSRTQSLDAECFLPNAEHSTNSKSGDCPEAPVRLDPCSRWFKRLKASASKVEEASSHQKFSKLFNKMLRHSKTSSEPKTSESDGKESMPDQTAELLRNAESYSTDPARKSQEITLSHVWVQRWFHNPSASPKKKPGAVVVSLPESSEAALDFQKKQFPSTAAMALMGKAMNGFCPCEFRKSGSSVVWNTK